The proteins below come from a single Bartonella schoenbuchensis R1 genomic window:
- a CDS encoding adenylate kinase, translating into MRVIFLGPPGAGKGTQAKILGEHYNIPQLSTGDMLREAVIAEKEIGKKAKAIIESGALVSDDIVNQIVSDRIDENDCVNGFILDGYPRTVGQAEALQQILQSKNVQLNAVIEFIVDEKALIERMKKRVEETIAVGGQVRSDDNSDSFAKRLVEYREKTAPLSEFYLKTGLLKKVDGMAGVTDISCAIREFLK; encoded by the coding sequence ATGAGAGTTATTTTTTTAGGACCTCCTGGGGCTGGTAAGGGCACTCAAGCTAAAATATTAGGTGAGCATTATAATATTCCTCAATTATCAACAGGTGATATGCTTCGTGAAGCTGTTATAGCAGAAAAAGAAATTGGTAAAAAAGCTAAAGCCATTATAGAAAGTGGTGCTTTGGTGTCTGATGATATTGTTAATCAAATTGTATCAGATCGTATTGATGAGAATGATTGTGTAAACGGTTTTATATTGGATGGATATCCGCGCACTGTCGGGCAAGCAGAGGCATTACAACAAATTTTGCAATCAAAAAACGTGCAGCTTAATGCCGTTATTGAATTTATTGTTGATGAAAAGGCTTTGATTGAGCGCATGAAGAAACGTGTTGAGGAAACGATAGCTGTTGGTGGACAAGTCCGTTCAGATGATAATTCTGATTCTTTTGCAAAACGATTAGTTGAATATCGTGAAAAAACAGCTCCTTTATCAGAATTTTACTTAAAAACGGGTTTGTTAAAAAAGGTTGATGGAATGGCTGGTGTTACTGATATATCATGTGCAATTAGAGAGTTCCTTAAATAA
- the rpsK gene encoding 30S ribosomal protein S11 gives MAKEATRVRRRERKNISSGVVHINSTFNNTMITITDAQGNVIAWSSAGAQGFKGSRKSTPFAAQVAAEDCAKKAQEHGMRSLEVEVCGPGSGRESALRALQSVGFVITSIRDVTPIPHNGCRPRKRRRV, from the coding sequence ATGGCCAAGGAAGCCACACGTGTTCGTCGTCGCGAACGTAAAAATATTTCATCAGGTGTTGTGCATATCAATTCAACATTTAATAATACGATGATTACTATTACTGATGCTCAGGGGAATGTGATCGCATGGTCATCTGCTGGTGCTCAGGGGTTTAAAGGTTCTCGTAAATCTACACCTTTTGCTGCGCAGGTTGCAGCAGAAGATTGTGCTAAAAAGGCGCAAGAACACGGTATGCGCTCATTGGAAGTTGAAGTTTGTGGTCCTGGGTCAGGTCGTGAATCTGCTTTACGTGCGTTGCAATCTGTTGGTTTTGTAATTACTTCCATTCGAGATGTAACGCCAATTCCTCATAATGGATGTCGTCCCCGAAAGAGACGGCGTGTTTGA
- the rpsM gene encoding 30S ribosomal protein S13 — protein MARIAGVNIPTNKRVVIALQYIHGIGRKFAQEIVEKVGIPSERRVHELLDAEVLQIRETIDQGYQVEGDLRREVAMNVKRLMDLGCYRGLRHRRSLPVRGQRTHTNARTRKGPAKAIAGKKK, from the coding sequence GTGGCTCGTATTGCTGGCGTCAATATCCCAACAAATAAGCGTGTAGTTATTGCGCTTCAATATATCCACGGGATTGGACGGAAATTTGCTCAAGAAATTGTCGAGAAAGTTGGCATTCCTTCGGAACGTCGTGTACATGAACTTTTAGATGCGGAAGTGTTGCAAATTCGTGAAACGATAGATCAAGGTTATCAAGTTGAAGGGGATCTTCGTCGTGAAGTTGCGATGAATGTTAAACGTTTAATGGATCTTGGTTGTTATAGGGGGTTGCGCCATCGTCGTTCTTTACCTGTTCGTGGGCAGCGTACACATACTAATGCGCGTACGCGTAAAGGTCCAGCTAAAGCAATTGCTGGTAAGAAGAAATAA
- a CDS encoding DNA-directed RNA polymerase subunit alpha: MIQKNWQELIKPNKVEFHADGNSNVVSVVAEPLERGFGLTLGNALRRVLLSSLRGAAVTAVQIDGVLHEFSSIPGVREDVTDIILNIKEIAIRMEEEGPKHVIICKEGPGVVRAGDIRTVGDMEILNPEHVICTLDEGAEIRMEFIVNTGKGYVPSDRNCVDDAVIGLIPIDSLYSPVRKVSYKVENTREGQVLDYDKLTLTIETNGAVNGEDAVAFAARILQDQLSVFVNFEEPQKELVEEPASELSFNLALLKKVDELELSVRSANCLKNDNIVYIGDLIQKTEAEMLRTPNFGRKSLNEIKEVLACMGLHLGMEIPAWPPENIDDLAKRYEDQY; the protein is encoded by the coding sequence ATGATCCAGAAAAACTGGCAGGAGTTAATTAAACCCAATAAGGTTGAGTTTCATGCAGATGGTAATTCAAATGTTGTGAGTGTTGTTGCAGAGCCGCTTGAGCGTGGTTTTGGTTTAACATTAGGAAACGCACTTCGTCGTGTATTATTGTCATCACTGCGTGGCGCTGCTGTTACTGCTGTGCAAATTGATGGTGTGTTGCATGAGTTCTCATCAATTCCAGGTGTTCGTGAAGATGTTACAGATATTATTTTAAATATCAAAGAAATCGCTATTCGCATGGAAGAGGAGGGTCCTAAGCACGTTATCATTTGTAAAGAAGGGCCTGGTGTTGTTAGAGCTGGAGATATACGTACTGTTGGGGATATGGAAATTCTTAATCCTGAGCATGTTATTTGCACGCTAGATGAGGGTGCGGAAATTCGTATGGAATTTATTGTGAATACGGGAAAAGGTTATGTTCCATCTGATCGTAATTGTGTAGATGATGCGGTTATAGGTCTTATCCCAATCGATAGTCTTTATTCTCCAGTTCGTAAGGTGTCTTATAAAGTAGAAAACACACGCGAAGGGCAGGTCCTTGATTACGATAAGTTGACGTTAACGATTGAAACTAATGGTGCTGTTAATGGTGAAGACGCTGTCGCTTTTGCGGCGCGTATTCTTCAAGATCAGCTTTCGGTATTTGTCAATTTTGAAGAGCCACAAAAAGAACTTGTTGAAGAACCAGCTTCTGAACTTTCCTTTAATCTTGCACTTCTTAAAAAAGTGGATGAGTTGGAGCTTTCAGTTCGTTCAGCAAATTGTCTTAAGAATGATAATATTGTTTATATTGGTGATCTTATTCAAAAAACAGAAGCTGAAATGCTTCGGACGCCAAATTTTGGACGTAAGTCATTAAACGAGATTAAAGAGGTTCTTGCATGTATGGGGCTCCATCTTGGTATGGAGATTCCTGCGTGGCCGCCTGAGAATATTGATGATCTTGCTAAACGTTATGAAGATCAGTATTAA